One window of the Microvirga mediterraneensis genome contains the following:
- a CDS encoding AI-2E family transporter — MHAVDSQEAMNSQERISASEASYVEKALGLVLLLVLAIGCIYTLAPFLKAIFLAVTLCVSTWSLFRKVERRLGRRPTAAALLMTLLIASLLVLPLLTLGANLTDDIARLTAAIRSAIDQGLPPPGWLGRIPLLGHEAERVWLEASQQGKGLGPALAPYAVPLRDWALHQGSTLLSGTLQVGFGIVLVFFFYRDGAYVERRVEWAMARLGGWRARHVLKTAGATIKSVVNGVLGTALIQGILLGFSFWLASVPGAILLGAVGMVFTLVPMGLLLLWLPAGLWLMSEGHSGWAVFVMVWNGLLVGSLDNVLRPYLISRGIRMPMVVIFLGVLGGLLAFGIIGVFLGPVLLAVAYTLFQDWGRNNEAAP; from the coding sequence GTGCATGCAGTCGATTCCCAGGAGGCGATGAACAGCCAGGAGCGGATTAGCGCTTCCGAGGCTTCCTATGTGGAGAAGGCGCTCGGGCTCGTGCTCCTTCTGGTGCTGGCCATCGGCTGCATCTACACCCTGGCGCCTTTCCTCAAGGCTATCTTTCTTGCCGTCACGCTGTGCGTGTCGACCTGGTCCCTGTTTCGGAAGGTGGAGAGACGATTGGGCCGGCGCCCGACCGCCGCGGCCCTGCTCATGACCCTGCTGATCGCCTCCCTGCTCGTTCTCCCGCTCCTGACCTTGGGCGCGAACCTGACGGACGATATTGCCCGGCTCACCGCTGCGATCCGGTCCGCCATCGATCAGGGGCTTCCGCCTCCCGGCTGGCTCGGACGCATTCCGCTGCTCGGCCATGAGGCGGAGAGGGTATGGCTCGAAGCGTCCCAACAGGGGAAAGGGCTCGGGCCGGCTTTGGCGCCCTACGCGGTGCCGCTGCGGGATTGGGCGCTGCACCAGGGAAGCACGCTCTTGTCGGGTACGCTTCAAGTAGGATTCGGCATCGTGCTCGTTTTCTTCTTCTATCGCGACGGTGCCTATGTGGAGCGCCGCGTCGAATGGGCTATGGCGCGCCTCGGCGGCTGGCGGGCGCGTCATGTGCTGAAGACGGCGGGCGCCACCATCAAGAGCGTCGTCAATGGAGTTCTTGGCACGGCGCTCATCCAGGGCATCCTGCTCGGCTTCAGCTTCTGGCTTGCGAGCGTGCCCGGCGCCATCCTGCTCGGGGCCGTCGGCATGGTCTTCACTCTTGTGCCCATGGGCCTCCTGTTGCTCTGGCTGCCGGCGGGCCTCTGGCTGATGTCCGAGGGGCATAGCGGCTGGGCGGTCTTCGTAATGGTCTGGAACGGCCTTCTGGTCGGAAGCCTCGACAACGTCCTTCGTCCATACCTGATCAGTCGCGGGATCCGAATGCCGATGGTGGTGATCTTTCTAGGCGTGCTCGGCGGTCTGCTGGCCTTCGGGATCATCGGCGTCTTTCTCGGCCCCGTCCTGCTCGCCGTCGCCTACACCCTGTTCCAGGATTGGGGCCGGAACAATGAAGCCGCGCCATGA
- a CDS encoding CoA transferase subunit A — MRTIKLQDAVAMIPTGATLMVGGFMGVGTPEPLVDELVRQQKGDMTVIANDTAAPGTGIGKLITSKLLRRVIVSHIGLNPETQQQMLAGELQVDLVPQGTLAERIRAGGFGLGGILTATGIGTIAEEGKQKIAVDGRDYLLEPALRADFALVHAFIADYLGNLQYALTARNFNPLMAMAADTVIVQAENIVPVGVVAPDHVVTPAPVVDYLIAKG, encoded by the coding sequence ATGAGAACCATCAAACTGCAGGATGCTGTTGCGATGATCCCGACAGGCGCGACCCTGATGGTCGGGGGCTTCATGGGCGTCGGGACCCCGGAGCCCCTGGTCGACGAACTCGTGCGGCAGCAGAAAGGCGATATGACGGTGATTGCCAACGACACGGCCGCACCCGGTACCGGCATCGGCAAGCTGATCACGTCCAAGCTCCTGCGGCGGGTGATCGTAAGCCATATCGGCCTTAATCCCGAGACGCAGCAGCAGATGCTGGCCGGAGAGCTGCAGGTAGATCTGGTTCCGCAGGGCACGCTCGCCGAGCGCATCCGTGCAGGCGGCTTCGGGCTCGGCGGTATCCTGACAGCGACCGGAATCGGCACCATTGCAGAAGAGGGGAAGCAGAAGATCGCGGTCGATGGCCGTGACTACCTGCTGGAGCCCGCCCTGCGCGCCGACTTCGCCCTCGTGCATGCCTTCATCGCCGACTACCTGGGCAACCTTCAATACGCACTGACGGCGCGCAACTTTAACCCGCTGATGGCGATGGCCGCCGACACAGTCATCGTGCAGGCGGAGAACATCGTTCCCGTCGGTGTCGTTGCGCCCGATCATGTCGTGACGCCCGCTCCGGTGGTCGATTACCTCATTGCGAAAGGCTGA
- a CDS encoding 3-oxoacid CoA-transferase subunit B → MDAQSLIARRIAQELRDGMLVNLGIGIPTLVANFVPKGIHVFFQSENGLIGTGPVPEPGMVLPWLTDAGGKPVTALPGASAFDSAMSFGLIRGGHLDITVLGGLQVDRRGLLANWMVPGKMVPGMGGAMDLVAGAKRVIVAMQHTAKGRPKIVRECALPLTSNRPVDLVVTELAVIGFPNGQATLLETQDGVSIEDVIAATEAELAISPDLTKPAIVPISPGAVSLPPVGEAK, encoded by the coding sequence ATGGATGCGCAATCCCTTATCGCCAGACGCATCGCACAGGAACTACGGGACGGAATGCTGGTCAATCTCGGCATCGGCATTCCCACCCTGGTGGCCAACTTCGTGCCCAAGGGAATCCACGTCTTCTTCCAATCCGAGAACGGCCTCATCGGAACCGGACCCGTGCCGGAGCCCGGCATGGTGCTCCCGTGGCTGACGGATGCGGGCGGAAAACCCGTGACAGCTCTCCCGGGGGCATCCGCCTTCGACAGCGCCATGTCCTTCGGCCTGATCCGGGGAGGTCATCTCGATATCACCGTGCTCGGCGGCCTTCAGGTCGACCGGCGCGGCCTCCTCGCCAACTGGATGGTGCCGGGCAAGATGGTGCCGGGCATGGGCGGCGCCATGGATCTCGTGGCTGGAGCCAAGCGCGTCATCGTCGCCATGCAGCATACCGCGAAGGGACGCCCGAAGATCGTCCGGGAATGCGCGCTGCCGCTCACCTCGAACCGGCCGGTCGATCTCGTCGTCACCGAACTCGCCGTGATCGGTTTCCCGAACGGGCAGGCCACTCTTCTCGAGACGCAGGATGGCGTCAGCATCGAGGATGTCATCGCCGCGACCGAGGCCGAGCTCGCCATCTCGCCCGACCTGACGAAGCCGGCCATCGTGCCGATCTCACCGGGAGCCGTTTCCCTGCCGCCTGTAGGTGAAGCCAAATGA
- a CDS encoding HlyD family secretion protein → MLELLLCSMLTILPDYLYRRYAQGKRIGKEITLYSVWFELRWGIVTCLMLTIGLITVVFYNHPATTNATAFFRTIPILPETNGRVAEIYIDGVSGAVKQGAPIFRLDSSKQEAAAETARRKIAETDAAMVVAQADIRAAEGKLQEARSAYQQAVDELETKQEIYRRNPGAVATRDIERLQVSVEGRQGSIDAATAAKQQAEAQLSTLLPAQKASAEAELAQAEVDLSKTVIRAGVGGRVEQFTLRVGDIVNPLMRPAGILIPEGAGRGNLQAGFGQVESQSLKVGMVAEATCASEPWTIIPMVVTGVQDYISAGQVRSGEQLLDPQQVTRPGTVLTFLEPLYENGFNGVTPGSSCIVNAYSNHHEEIVAPETSTMRRLVLHVVDGVGLVHAMILRIQALLYPIQTLVFSGH, encoded by the coding sequence ATGCTTGAGCTTCTTCTCTGCTCCATGCTGACGATCCTGCCGGATTATCTCTACCGCCGTTACGCACAGGGCAAGCGGATCGGAAAGGAGATCACGCTCTACTCGGTGTGGTTCGAGCTGCGGTGGGGCATCGTCACCTGCCTCATGCTGACCATCGGGCTGATCACGGTGGTTTTCTACAACCACCCGGCAACCACGAATGCCACGGCGTTCTTCCGCACCATTCCAATCCTGCCCGAGACCAACGGGCGTGTGGCCGAGATCTATATCGATGGCGTAAGCGGTGCCGTCAAACAAGGCGCGCCGATCTTCCGGCTCGACAGCTCCAAGCAGGAGGCGGCAGCTGAAACGGCGCGTCGCAAGATCGCCGAGACCGATGCCGCCATGGTGGTGGCTCAGGCCGATATCCGGGCTGCCGAGGGCAAGCTTCAGGAAGCTCGAAGCGCCTATCAGCAGGCGGTTGACGAACTGGAGACCAAGCAGGAAATCTACCGGCGCAATCCGGGCGCCGTGGCGACGCGGGATATTGAGCGGCTGCAGGTCTCCGTGGAAGGCCGTCAAGGCAGTATTGACGCCGCGACCGCCGCCAAGCAGCAGGCTGAAGCGCAGCTCTCCACGCTGCTCCCCGCCCAGAAGGCCAGCGCCGAGGCGGAATTGGCACAGGCCGAGGTGGACCTGTCGAAGACTGTCATCCGCGCCGGCGTGGGGGGGCGCGTGGAGCAGTTCACACTCCGGGTGGGCGACATCGTCAACCCACTCATGCGGCCGGCTGGGATCCTGATTCCGGAGGGTGCCGGCCGGGGAAACCTGCAGGCCGGCTTCGGGCAGGTCGAGTCTCAGTCGCTAAAGGTCGGGATGGTGGCAGAGGCTACCTGCGCGTCAGAGCCCTGGACGATCATCCCGATGGTGGTCACCGGGGTTCAGGACTATATCTCCGCAGGGCAGGTTCGCAGCGGCGAGCAACTGCTTGACCCGCAGCAGGTGACGCGACCGGGAACTGTCCTGACTTTTCTAGAGCCGCTCTACGAGAACGGGTTCAATGGCGTCACCCCTGGCAGCAGCTGCATCGTCAATGCCTATTCGAACCACCATGAGGAAATCGTCGCACCCGAGACCAGCACGATGCGGCGGCTCGTCCTCCATGTCGTGGACGGAGTCGGACTTGTGCATGCCATGATCCTGCGCATCCAGGCACTCCTGTATCCGATTCAGACGCTCGTGTTCAGTGGGCACTGA
- the atpC gene encoding ATP synthase F1 subunit epsilon, producing MATLLFELISPERVLFSGDVRGVMLPATEGDMTVMAGHEPTMVMLNPGIIAVTDSQGHGHRAFVRGGFVQIINTGVSVLAELALPPEELTRDRLDEEILRLETMREAMREDKSRREADFAIGRLEQVKTTLSF from the coding sequence GTGGCCACTCTGCTCTTTGAACTGATCTCACCCGAGCGTGTTCTGTTCTCCGGCGATGTGCGCGGGGTCATGTTGCCGGCCACCGAGGGTGACATGACCGTCATGGCTGGACACGAGCCGACCATGGTGATGCTCAATCCCGGCATCATAGCAGTCACGGATAGCCAGGGACATGGTCATCGCGCCTTCGTCCGGGGTGGTTTCGTCCAGATTATCAATACCGGGGTGTCGGTTCTGGCCGAGCTGGCGCTGCCCCCGGAGGAGCTTACGCGGGACCGCCTCGACGAGGAGATCCTGCGCCTGGAGACGATGCGTGAAGCCATGCGGGAGGATAAGTCCCGTCGGGAGGCTGACTTCGCCATCGGCCGCCTGGAGCAGGTGAAGACAACCCTTTCGTTCTGA
- a CDS encoding phasin family protein → MTTVQKRSGTSETLRSGAGVTLPDSGGQALANATEAWFAASAECQREMIGFVSMRLEKDGEIAREIMASKNLADVAAIQSRWMEETLRDYNDEMGKLMTICTKSVNGGAGAKG, encoded by the coding sequence ATGACCACGGTGCAGAAGAGATCAGGAACGTCGGAGACGCTGCGCAGCGGCGCCGGTGTCACTTTGCCCGATAGCGGTGGCCAGGCCCTGGCGAATGCCACGGAAGCTTGGTTTGCGGCAAGCGCCGAATGCCAGCGAGAGATGATTGGATTTGTATCCATGCGGCTGGAGAAGGACGGAGAAATCGCTCGTGAAATCATGGCTAGCAAGAACTTGGCGGATGTTGCGGCCATCCAGTCCCGCTGGATGGAGGAAACCCTGCGCGACTACAACGACGAGATGGGCAAGCTGATGACAATCTGCACCAAGTCCGTCAATGGCGGAGCCGGTGCAAAGGGGTAA
- a CDS encoding DUF1476 domain-containing protein: MTLFEDRERSFEQMFAHDEEARFRALARRNRLLGQWAASQLGLKGQKADDFVAEIGRSLVARVVDEGLVGKLRSDFEANGVDLSDEQIRQKMAELMAAAMIQIRSTTW; this comes from the coding sequence ATGACTCTTTTCGAAGATCGCGAGCGGTCCTTCGAGCAGATGTTCGCCCACGACGAGGAGGCGCGGTTCCGCGCACTGGCACGACGCAACAGGCTGCTTGGACAATGGGCGGCCAGCCAGCTCGGACTTAAGGGCCAGAAAGCCGACGATTTTGTCGCCGAGATCGGCCGAAGCCTGGTGGCGCGGGTCGTCGACGAGGGTCTTGTCGGAAAACTTCGATCTGATTTCGAAGCCAACGGCGTCGACCTTTCCGACGAGCAGATCCGTCAAAAAATGGCCGAGCTCATGGCCGCGGCCATGATACAGATCCGCTCGACCACATGGTGA
- a CDS encoding ATPase inhibitor subunit zeta, with the protein MTNPKDIQQTILRNKLIGRWAAEKLGIIGRDADIYADALARDAVDPERSDVFSKIRREFDAAGVAMSDEQIRRVMTDFMLKAGNLMLTKQGDNLDAAAVALARNLMSR; encoded by the coding sequence ATGACCAATCCGAAGGACATTCAACAGACCATCCTCCGCAACAAGCTCATCGGCAGGTGGGCCGCGGAGAAGCTGGGTATCATCGGTCGCGATGCCGACATTTACGCGGATGCTCTAGCGAGGGACGCGGTCGATCCCGAGCGCAGCGACGTGTTCAGCAAGATACGCCGCGAATTCGACGCCGCGGGCGTGGCCATGTCGGATGAGCAGATCCGACGGGTCATGACCGATTTCATGCTCAAAGCCGGGAACCTGATGCTGACGAAACAGGGAGATAACCTTGATGCAGCGGCTGTGGCTCTCGCACGTAATCTCATGTCGCGATAG
- a CDS encoding HdeD family acid-resistance protein, translating to MSNTANIGTPLPGRMDQELEPLRVKWGWIVALGAVFVIAGLIALGSIVMATVASVAIVGVMMLVSGIAEIINAFGVKSWGKFFLWALLGALYVVAGVVTFRNPLLAASVLTLMLGIALIVSGCLRIFLSTQMTRGTPWVWVALSGVVTLIVGGIILAHWPVSSLFALGIFLGIDLVFAGIGWISMGLALRHRT from the coding sequence ATGTCCAACACCGCCAATATCGGAACGCCGCTTCCGGGCCGCATGGATCAGGAACTCGAACCGTTGCGCGTCAAATGGGGATGGATCGTTGCCCTCGGCGCGGTCTTCGTCATCGCCGGTCTCATCGCTCTCGGCAGTATCGTCATGGCGACGGTTGCATCGGTAGCGATCGTCGGCGTCATGATGCTGGTAAGCGGAATCGCCGAGATCATCAACGCCTTCGGCGTGAAGAGCTGGGGCAAGTTCTTCCTGTGGGCTCTGCTCGGCGCGCTCTATGTGGTCGCGGGTGTCGTGACCTTCCGCAACCCGCTCCTCGCCGCCTCGGTGCTCACGCTCATGCTCGGCATTGCCCTGATCGTCTCGGGCTGCCTGCGCATTTTCCTGTCCACGCAGATGACGCGGGGCACGCCTTGGGTCTGGGTTGCGCTGTCGGGCGTCGTCACCCTGATCGTGGGCGGGATCATCCTTGCCCATTGGCCTGTCTCGAGCCTCTTCGCGCTCGGCATCTTTCTCGGCATCGATCTCGTCTTTGCCGGGATCGGCTGGATCAGCATGGGCCTCGCCCTGAGGCATCGGACCTAG
- a CDS encoding HTH domain-containing protein — MSRAERLFDLLQILRRHRRPVSGAVLAREAGISLRTLYRDIASLQALGAQIEGEPGLGYVLKPGFLLPPLMFSAQEIEALALGLQWVGRRTDADMGQAARNVMAKVAAVLPAELRERMEDDAMMIGAGWERPQVVDLALLRRALTEGRKLALTYSDEKSARTVRIVWPVSLGFFESTRVLAAWCELRGGFRHFRADRIEAAEILPERLPRPRRQLMKEWRNTLLPESDSGIPYSISRSCNTREMPMSTENKSPDLVFYTNPQSRGGIVHWMLEEVGCPYTIEALEYGTTMKTPAYLAINPMGKVPAIRHGDTIVTEAAAICAYLADAFPEAGLAPAPEHRGDYYRWFFFTAGCLEPAASNHVLGWDPSPEMEARFGYGSYGRVLDTLSDWLQDRTYVAGSRFTAADVLLASHLQWGMMTGMIEKRPAFEAYIARHVTRPAAKRADEQAEALTAQQAWKAA, encoded by the coding sequence ATGTCCCGCGCCGAACGCCTCTTCGACCTGCTGCAGATTCTCCGCCGTCACCGCCGCCCGGTGAGCGGCGCAGTGCTGGCCCGGGAGGCGGGGATTTCCCTGCGCACGCTTTATCGCGACATCGCCTCGCTCCAGGCCCTGGGCGCGCAGATCGAGGGCGAGCCGGGGCTCGGCTATGTGCTCAAGCCCGGCTTCCTGCTTCCGCCCCTCATGTTCTCCGCCCAGGAGATCGAGGCGCTGGCGCTCGGCCTGCAATGGGTCGGACGGCGGACCGATGCGGACATGGGCCAGGCAGCCCGCAACGTCATGGCCAAAGTCGCCGCCGTGCTTCCCGCCGAGCTGCGCGAGCGCATGGAGGACGACGCCATGATGATCGGCGCCGGGTGGGAGCGGCCGCAGGTGGTCGATCTGGCGCTTCTGCGGCGCGCCCTGACCGAGGGGCGCAAGCTCGCCCTCACCTACTCCGACGAGAAAAGCGCCCGGACGGTGCGGATCGTCTGGCCCGTATCGCTCGGCTTCTTCGAGTCGACCAGGGTGCTGGCGGCCTGGTGCGAGCTGCGCGGCGGCTTCCGGCATTTCCGCGCCGACCGGATCGAGGCGGCGGAGATCCTGCCTGAGCGACTGCCCCGACCGCGCCGGCAGCTCATGAAGGAATGGCGGAACACGCTACTGCCAGAATCTGACAGTGGCATACCCTATTCAATCTCCCGTTCATGCAACACCAGGGAGATGCCCATGAGCACGGAAAACAAGAGCCCGGACCTCGTCTTCTACACCAATCCGCAATCGCGCGGCGGCATCGTGCACTGGATGCTGGAGGAGGTCGGCTGCCCCTACACCATCGAGGCGCTGGAATACGGCACCACGATGAAGACGCCAGCGTACCTCGCCATCAACCCCATGGGCAAGGTGCCTGCGATCCGGCACGGCGACACGATCGTGACGGAAGCCGCGGCGATCTGCGCCTATCTGGCCGATGCCTTCCCCGAGGCGGGCCTCGCGCCCGCGCCCGAGCATCGCGGCGATTACTATCGCTGGTTCTTCTTCACGGCAGGGTGCCTGGAGCCCGCCGCCTCCAACCACGTCCTCGGCTGGGACCCTTCGCCCGAGATGGAAGCCCGCTTCGGCTACGGCTCCTATGGGCGGGTGCTGGACACGCTTTCCGACTGGCTGCAGGACCGGACCTATGTGGCCGGCAGCCGGTTCACTGCCGCCGACGTCCTGCTCGCGAGCCATCTGCAATGGGGCATGATGACGGGCATGATCGAGAAGCGTCCCGCTTTCGAGGCCTATATCGCCAGGCACGTTACCCGCCCGGCGGCGAAGCGAGCGGACGAGCAGGCTGAAGCACTGACGGCGCAACAGGCCTGGAAGGCGGCGTGA
- a CDS encoding methyl-accepting chemotaxis protein encodes MTSQNSFKTPKIGLSGISGRFYAGIAAGILALIALSIYGSLTISSILLERKQAELKSLAQTATTLIAGYEERARKGELSIAEAKKSAADTLRTMRYNGNDYFVVLDYTNAVVMHPNKDTEGKDLSDVRDANGTYVTREQVEAGKKGGGFVDFLWPKLGETVPSSKTVYAIAIPQWEWVVAAGMYVDDLAAISATYRNVFLAFVGVSALVLVGIAFGLGRSISCPIGRLVDNMRSLAGGDLNVAIEGISRPDEIGQMASSVQVFKDALIAKKQADEHAALEADAKTRRAEMLDRLTQRFELNVSALTQGLSSAATEMEATAQSMTAIAGQTTRQSVTVSSAAQQTSANVQTVAAATEELSISIREIAGQVAQSSQIADRAVQGARRTDAAVQDLAATAAKIGDVVQLINTIAGQTNLLALNATIEAARAGEAGKGFAVVATEVKELASQTAKATDEISSQIASVQQATQQTVAAIQEIARTITEMSQISTSIAAAMEEQGAATAEIARNVQEAARGTEAVTGSIEDVQHGAGETGTAASQVLGAAQELSRHSHDLGREVEPFLQGVKAA; translated from the coding sequence ATGACATCTCAGAATTCTTTCAAAACGCCGAAGATCGGACTCTCCGGCATTTCAGGACGCTTCTACGCAGGGATAGCGGCAGGCATTCTCGCGCTGATCGCGTTGTCCATTTATGGATCGCTCACAATTTCGAGCATCCTTCTCGAGCGCAAGCAAGCGGAGCTCAAGAGCCTCGCTCAAACCGCCACCACCTTGATCGCCGGCTACGAGGAACGCGCAAGAAAGGGCGAGCTTTCTATCGCTGAGGCGAAGAAGAGCGCTGCCGACACGCTGCGCACCATGCGCTACAACGGGAACGACTATTTCGTCGTGCTCGACTATACCAATGCCGTTGTCATGCATCCCAACAAGGACACGGAAGGCAAAGATCTTTCGGATGTGAGGGACGCCAACGGTACCTATGTCACCCGCGAGCAGGTCGAGGCAGGCAAGAAGGGCGGCGGTTTCGTCGACTTTCTCTGGCCGAAGCTCGGTGAGACGGTGCCGTCTTCGAAGACCGTCTATGCTATCGCAATCCCGCAATGGGAATGGGTCGTGGCTGCCGGTATGTATGTCGATGACCTCGCGGCCATCAGTGCTACCTACAGGAACGTGTTTCTCGCATTCGTGGGCGTGTCTGCCTTGGTCCTCGTGGGTATCGCCTTCGGACTTGGGCGGAGTATTTCCTGTCCTATCGGCCGGCTCGTCGACAACATGCGCTCGCTTGCCGGCGGCGATCTCAACGTCGCAATCGAGGGGATCTCTCGTCCCGACGAGATCGGCCAAATGGCCAGCTCCGTGCAGGTGTTCAAGGATGCGCTGATCGCGAAGAAGCAGGCGGATGAGCACGCCGCCCTGGAAGCCGATGCCAAGACCCGCCGGGCCGAGATGCTCGACCGGCTGACCCAACGCTTCGAGCTCAACGTCTCGGCCCTGACGCAGGGGTTGTCCTCGGCCGCCACCGAGATGGAGGCCACCGCCCAGTCGATGACCGCCATCGCCGGCCAGACCACCCGGCAATCCGTCACCGTCTCGTCCGCCGCCCAGCAGACCTCGGCCAACGTGCAGACGGTGGCGGCCGCCACCGAGGAGCTGTCGATCTCGATCCGCGAGATCGCCGGCCAGGTGGCGCAATCCTCGCAGATCGCCGACCGGGCCGTGCAGGGCGCCCGCCGCACCGATGCGGCGGTGCAGGACCTGGCCGCGACCGCGGCCAAGATCGGCGACGTGGTGCAGCTGATCAACACCATCGCGGGCCAGACCAACCTCTTGGCGCTCAACGCCACCATCGAGGCGGCCCGCGCCGGCGAGGCCGGCAAGGGCTTTGCCGTCGTGGCCACCGAGGTCAAGGAGCTGGCGAGCCAGACGGCGAAGGCGACCGACGAGATCTCGAGCCAGATCGCCTCGGTGCAGCAGGCCACCCAGCAGACGGTGGCGGCGATCCAGGAGATCGCCCGCACGATCACCGAGATGAGCCAGATCTCGACCTCGATCGCGGCCGCCATGGAGGAGCAGGGCGCGGCCACGGCCGAGATTGCCCGCAACGTGCAGGAGGCGGCGCGCGGCACCGAGGCGGTCACCGGCAGCATCGAGGACGTGCAGCACGGCGCAGGAGAAACCGGCACGGCCGCCTCCCAGGTGCTCGGTGCTGCCCAGGAACTGTCGCGCCACTCGCACGATCTCGGCCGCGAGGTCGAGCCCTTCCTCCAGGGCGTCAAGGCGGCTTAA
- a CDS encoding GNAT family N-acetyltransferase: protein MAISIRLAQKADAPLIARLHFHTWRETYRDLAPQAAFDGVTEEVRLARWQSMLADEGSERIILVAEIDGQLAGFGMAGPPSHEIFQGRAEIKFLYVGAAFKRQGVGRELLLRLARHMMKAGYDGVGLGVVAGNDPAIAFYEGMRGTREGNYTDPGPIWRSDNHLYVWDDLPAITAHEGNGSS from the coding sequence ATGGCTATATCGATCCGGTTGGCGCAGAAGGCCGATGCACCGCTGATTGCGCGGCTGCATTTTCATACGTGGCGGGAGACCTATCGGGACCTTGCTCCGCAGGCCGCATTTGACGGCGTGACGGAGGAGGTCAGGCTCGCTCGATGGCAGAGCATGCTTGCGGACGAGGGGAGTGAGCGGATTATCCTGGTTGCGGAGATCGACGGGCAACTGGCAGGTTTCGGCATGGCGGGACCACCCTCTCACGAGATCTTCCAGGGACGAGCCGAAATCAAGTTTCTCTATGTGGGTGCCGCGTTCAAGCGTCAGGGTGTCGGCCGCGAATTACTGCTTCGCCTCGCGCGCCATATGATGAAGGCCGGATATGACGGAGTGGGTCTTGGTGTGGTTGCCGGGAACGATCCGGCCATAGCCTTCTATGAAGGAATGAGAGGAACAAGGGAAGGGAACTACACCGATCCCGGTCCCATCTGGCGCTCCGATAACCACCTGTATGTATGGGATGATCTGCCGGCAATAACGGCGCACGAGGGGAACGGCAGTTCTTAG
- a CDS encoding ABC transporter substrate-binding protein yields the protein MRLTVGLLASVLALGFAAPSHAADLPDRIKKAGKIVVATMPNYAPITFKDPATNKLSGFDIDLGEALAKELGVGIEWQEIAFAQMIPSLQTGRVDIALAGMSDLPARREIVDFVDYMKSGAQFYTSPAMAATIKTPEDLCGKKVGASRPTNWPRQIGEWSQANCVAKGKPAIEAIGTEGSADARTQLKTQRLDAAVQGNETLPYFQSQEPNTYVLIGEAFTVSLSGIPVLKTETQLRDAIKEGLERLQQKGIYDEIVKKYGLQANKLTPIGINQGKD from the coding sequence ATGAGACTGACAGTAGGTTTGCTCGCGAGCGTGCTCGCTTTAGGCTTTGCGGCTCCATCCCATGCGGCGGACCTTCCGGATCGGATCAAGAAGGCCGGAAAGATCGTTGTCGCGACCATGCCCAACTACGCACCGATCACCTTCAAGGATCCGGCCACGAACAAGCTCTCGGGCTTTGACATCGATCTGGGCGAGGCTCTCGCGAAGGAGCTCGGCGTCGGCATCGAATGGCAGGAAATCGCTTTCGCCCAGATGATCCCGTCGCTCCAGACCGGACGCGTCGACATCGCGCTCGCCGGCATGAGCGATCTTCCGGCCCGCCGTGAGATCGTGGACTTCGTCGATTATATGAAATCCGGCGCGCAGTTTTACACCTCGCCCGCCATGGCGGCGACCATCAAGACGCCCGAGGATCTGTGCGGCAAGAAGGTCGGCGCAAGCCGTCCCACGAACTGGCCCCGCCAAATCGGCGAATGGAGCCAAGCCAATTGCGTGGCGAAGGGCAAACCCGCCATCGAGGCAATCGGCACCGAGGGGTCGGCGGACGCCCGCACGCAGCTGAAGACGCAACGCCTCGACGCAGCCGTTCAGGGCAACGAGACATTGCCGTACTTCCAGTCGCAGGAGCCCAACACCTACGTGCTCATCGGCGAGGCTTTCACGGTTTCCCTCTCCGGCATTCCGGTGCTCAAGACGGAAACCCAACTGCGCGATGCCATCAAGGAAGGCCTCGAACGCCTTCAGCAGAAGGGCATCTATGACGAGATCGTGAAGAAATACGGTCTTCAGGCGAATAAGCTCACGCCGATCGGAATCAATCAGGGCAAGGACTAG